Genomic segment of Prochlorococcus marinus CUG1433:
CGAACCTTCACTTGTCCATTAATTCCATGACATGATGTTATTAATCCAACAACTAACCATTTATTTTTATTTATCATAGATTGTAGTAAGTTCAGTTTTTTATGGAATTATCGAGTAAACCAATACTCCCAGGTTCTTTAGTTGTTGTAAAAGATACTAACTCCATATACAGAGGATATAAAGGATTTGTACAGAGGGTTACAAAAAATAGAGCAGCTGTTCTTTTTGAAGGGGGTAATTGGGATAAACTCATCACTTTCCAACTAAAAAGTCTAGAAATAGTTTAAAAATTAGAACCTTTCTGATGTCATGAACTTTTCTATTAAATTTCTTGCTGCATTTTTTTCTGCTTCTTTATGGGATTTGCCAAATGCAGAAGACTCTTTTAATCCTCCGATCAAAATATCGCAATAAAATCTTTTTGGATCCCCATTTTTTTTTGATTTTTCAATTATTTTATATATTGGTAAATTTAAGCCTTTACTTTGACACCATTCTTGCAATATTGATTTAGCTTTGTATTTATAAGGCGCTTTTAATAATACTTCTGAGTCTTTTGTCCAAGTATCATCTAGCCATAGATTAACTTCTTGAATCGAATTAAAACTTTTGTAAAGAGCACCTATTAAAGCTTCTGTAGCTTCACCAATAATGGTGTTTCTTGAATTTTCATCGCCAAGAGCTTTGGGCCCTTTTATGATTACTTTCTCAATACCAATTTTACATCCTAATTTAGTTAACCATTCATCACTAACAATTTGTGCTCTTAGCTCTGATCGTTCACCTACACTCATTTGAGGATATGTTTTTTCAATAAATGTCGATGCAGCTAGTCTGAGAACTGCATCTCCAAAAAATTCCAATTTCTCATAATTTATTATTTTGTCATTTGAGGAATGAGTTAATGCTTGGTTAAAATATTGAATTACTGCAATGTTTTTTGTTTTAAGAATTTCAGAAAATCTTTTTGATTTGATTTTTAGAGAATATAAAAAAGAAATTATTTCGTTAATTCTTGTTTGGTTAATTTTATTCATAATTATTTAAATAATCACAAAAATTAAAAAGCAGGTCATAAGCCGGGTTCTGTTCATCTTAAATAAGATGGGCAATCATCTATCTAGGACTGGAATTACTTCACAGTCTCAAGCGGCGCTTCAAAGTAGATTGTTTAATGGTCATAAATCTACTAAGCCTTGCTCCCAGCCGGGGTTTACCTAGCCAACACTTCTCAATGTTGCTGGTGCGCTCTTACCGCACCCTTGCACCCTTGCCGTACAAAAAGTATTAGGCGGTATGTTTCTGTGGCACTATCCTCACGGTTACCCGCACTGGGAGTTACCCAGCAAGCCTGACCATATGGGAGCCCGGACTTTCCTCAAAAAAGTTTTATTTTGAAAACAAAATAAAACTTTTTTGCGATTGCCTCTCCTGCTTTCATTTAGCATAGTGCTTATTACTCCAAAAATCATCTATTGGGGCTGTAGCTCAGCAGGATAGAGCAACGGTTTCCTAAACCGTAGGTCGTGGGTTCGACTCCCGCCAGTCCCGTATAAGTAATAAACTATATGTAGTATGTGTGCAAACTTGCTACTCTCTAGCTAGCGTATAGTTAGTAATAAATCTTTTATGGCTAAGTTACATGATATGCGTTTAAAACTTTTAATCCAACAAGAACAGGAACGTATTTCTAAATCCCAACCTAATGATTTAGATCTTTCGATAGTTCAAGCAAGATGCTTATGCTGGCTTGCTTTATTGGCAGAAGCACATGAAGACCAAGCTAATGATGCTGAAAAAAGAGGTGATGCAGAACAAGCGATGGGATGGTTTGCTGATTCTATGCGATTAAGAGATGTTATTAACTTAGTTACTAGTATTGAGATTCCTTTGCCTGATAGTCCAGATTCTCTCGATGAAAATGACGAATTATTGGATGGTCCTACAATTATGCCCAAATAGTGAGATGATATAGATAGAGTTATTTTTTCTTTTGACTGAAGAACCGTGTCAATGCTCTGATTGTCAGAGATTTTATAAAGAGCATGATCGTCTTATTAGAGAATTTCCTACTTTTAAGGAGCAACAAGAATTAAATTGGGCATCAATTCAAGCTTTCAGAACGCTTTGTAGCAAGGTTACTAATGATTTGCAGAGACAATTATCTGAAAGAGAATCTAATAAAGAGACAGCTCCAAAAGAAACACATATTTCCGACACAGAAATTACTGAAGCTTTAGATGAAATTGAAAGTGTAAATGCTTACTTATTTTCGATTGAAGCATTAATGGAAAGAATTTTTGATACAAAAATTTCAAATGGTATTGAAGTGAAATTTAGAGAAATTGCAAATGAATTAGCACCAGATCCATTAAATATAGATAGATTAATTTTAAATAGACTATTTCATCAAACTCCAGATTTCCCTGATAAGAAAAATATTAATTAGTTAATTCTTCAACATCGCACGTAATTTCTACAGGCATTGGAGAAACTTTCCAAATTGATTTGCAGTACTCTCTTATAGATCTATCTGAAGAAAAATATCCTGATCTCGCAGTATTTAGTAATGCCATTTTATTCCAAGATTTCTTATTGTTCCAGCATTCACTTACTTCGTCTTGTTTATTCAAATATTCTTCGAAGTCTGCCATTACAAAAAATGGGTCATGTCCAGTCAGGCTATTTAAAAGCGGTTTAAATAATTCTTTATCCCCATTACTAAAATGTCCAATTTCAATTAACCGTATTACTTCTTTTAGTTCTGGACATTGATCAATAAAAGTTTTGGGCGAATAATTATTATCTTTTAAATCCATAATTTCACTTTCTGTTTTTCCGAACAAGAAGAAATTCTCTTTTTTCACAAGATCTCTTAATTCCACATTTGCTCCATCTAAGGTTCCAATTGTTAAGGCTCCATTCATGGCAAACTTCATGTTTCCTGTCCCAGATGCTTCTTTTCCAGCAGTTGAGATTTGTTCTGAAAGATCCGTTGCAGGGTATACTATTTCACCAAGTTTAACGTTATAGTCTGGTAGAAAAACAACTCTTAATAAGCCATCCATATCTGGATCAGAATTAACTACATCTGCAATACCATTAATGAATCTAATCATCAATTTTGCCATAAAGTAACCTGGTGCAGCTTTACCACCGAATATTATTGTTCTTGGGACTTCAAATTTGTTTGTACCATTTTTGATTCTTAAATATTGAGCGATAATTTGAAGAGCGTTTAAATGTTGCCTTTTATATTGATGTATTCTTTTGACTTGAACATCAAATAAACTTGATGGGTCTACAAGTATTCCAGTTTTTGCATGGATAAAACTAGCTAATTTTCTTTTGCCATTTAGTTTAGTTTCTTCAAATTTTGCTAAAAAATTGTTGTCATCTTTTTTTTCTTCTAACTTTTTAAGAAGTTCCATATTTGTTATCCAATTAGGACCAACTTCTTTTTCGAGAAGGTTAGATAATGATGGATTAGATAGAGCGACCCATCTCCTTGGAGTAACTCCATTAGTTACATTTGTAAATTTTTCAGGCCATAATTCTGCAAATTCAGGCAGAAGTTGTCTTTTTATTAGATCTGAGTGAAGAGCTGCAACACCATTTATATGATGGGCTCCAATTGTAGCCAAGTGGGCCATCCGAACTGATTTAGAGCCTTCTTCATCAATTATTGAAAGTTTTTGAAGGATCTTGTCATCACCAGGATAACGTAGTCTTAATTGTTGTAGAAATCTCCAATTAATTTCATAAATAATTTCTAGATGACGAGGAAGAAGATCGTTAAATAAACCTAGATCCCATTTTTCTAAAGCTTCTGGTAGCAATGTGTGGTTCGTATAAGCAACTGAAGAGGTTGTTATGTTCCAAGCTTTATCCCAACCTATTTGATATTGGTCAATAAGAAGTCGCATTAATTCAGCAACTGCAATGGCAGGGTGGGTATCATTTAATTGGACTGTCCAATGCTTAGAGAATTCCGTTATTGGTATTGATCTTTTTTCAAGGCTTCTCAACATATCTTGAAGAGAACAACTTACAAAAAAGTGTTGTTGTTTTAGTCTTAATCTTCTGCCTTCGTCAGTTCCATCATTTGGGTATAGAACTTTTGAAAGTGTTTCAGATGCAACTTTTTCTTCAACTGCACCATAATAATCACCAATATTGAAAGCATAAAAGTCAAAACTTTCTGTTGCATCAGCTCTCCATAATCTTAATCTGTCACATGTATTTACTCTGTATCCTAAAACTGGAACATCGTGAGGAACTCCAATAGCATGTTCAGAAGGAATCCATCTTGATCTGTAGTTACCTTTATCATCTCTGTAACTTTCAGTTCTGCCTCCAAAACCAACGAAACAAGATTCGTCTGGTTGTGGAAGTTCCCATGGCCATCCACCTTTTAACCACTTGTCAGTTACTTCAACTTGCCAACCATCTCTAATTAACTGATTGAATATTCCAAATTCATATCTAATACCATAACCAACTGCCGGAACTTGTAGAGATGCTAATGATTCCATATAACAAGCTGCAAGCCTGCCAAGTCCACCATTTCCTAATCCAGGCTCCTCTTCAACTTCAAGAATTGTTGACAATGATTCAATGCCAAATCTTTTTAAAGCATCTTCTGCCTCTTGAGTTATTCCAAGATTAAGAAGATTATTACTTAATTGAGGGCCAATTAAAAATTCTGCTGATAGGTATGCTACTGTTTTTTGTGGTTTTTTTCTTATGACTTCTTGGCTGGCTAAATATCTTGTCATCAGCCTATCTTTAACTGCATAACTTAAAGCCATGTACAAGTCGTGATGACTTGCAGAAGTAGCCAACTTTCCAAGGGTATAAAATAAATGTGCTGTCATTCCTTGAAAAACAGCATCAGAATCCATGCCAGCTTTCTCAGGATCTAAGTAGCAGCCTGGAGTAGGCAAGCGTAGATCGAAGGGTTCGTTGGAATTCATTAGATTAGCCATATAACAGACAATAGCCATTTTTTTGAAAATTTCTTTGTTGTAACTTCAGATCCACACTTGTTGAGTATTTTTGCTTTTTTCTTACATATTTCTTAAAGTGGGCCCTCAATAAACTATCTTCCAATTAGGTAGTTTATTTTTTCTCTCATTTCATATGTATTGTTTACTTGCTGAATTAAGTGCACATGATTTAGAAGTTGCTGAAACGCTGATAGGAGTTATAAGGTTTCTATTGATATTTTTAGCTGCAAGAGCATTAGCAGAAGTATTAGTAAGACTAAGTTTACCAACGATAGTGGGCGAGCTTCTTGCAGGGGTTGTAATAGGGGCATCAGGATTCCATTTGTTGATACCTCCCTCGGCTGGAACCGAATTAAATGAAGGACTTGTAAATGTTATTAGCTCGTTGGCTTCAATCCCCCCAGAAGCAGTACCTGATGTTTATTTCGAAAGTTTTCCATCACTCCAAGCAGTAGCAACTCTTGGCTTATATGCTCTTTTATTTTTAACAGGATTAGAAAGTGAGTTAGAGGAATTAGTAGCTGTAGGAGCTCAGGCTTTTACAGTTGCTATGGCTGGTGTAATTTTACCCTTTGCCTTTGGAACGCTTGGATTAATGTTTATTTTCCAGGTAGATCTAATTCCAGCAGTTTTTGCTGGAGCATCTATGACAGCGACAAGTATAGGAATTACTGCTAGTGTTTTTGGTGAGTTGGGATATTTAAAAACTAGAGAAGGACAGATTGTTATTGGTGCAGCAGTGCTAGACGATATTTTGGGAATTGTAATTCTTGCTGTTGTTGTGGCTCTTGCTGCAGGAGGTACATTAGAAATTGCTCCTATTGTTAAATTAGTTGCTGCAGCTGTAGTATTTGTTATTGCTGCTATCGCATTAAGCAGAACAGCAGCCCCAGGGTTTGATTGGTTATTAGATAGATTAAAGGCTCCTGGAGCCGTAGTGGTAGCTTCCTTTGTGATACTTGTGCTCTGTTGTTTTGTCGCAACAGCCATTGGATTGGAAGCAGCTTTAGGTGCTTTTGCAGCTGGACTAATTCTTAGTAGTTCTAAAAATAATCACGCAATTCAACAATCCGTTTTACCTTTAGTATCCTTATTCGCAACTATATTCTTCGTATTAGTAGGAGCTGGAATGGATTTATCAGTTATCAATCCATTTGATCCAACAAGTAGGTCAGCTCTTGTAGTTGCAGGATTTTTATTAGTTGTAGCAATCATTGGAAAAATTGCCGCCGGATGGGTATTTTCGAGTGATAAACCTACAAATAGGTTAGTTGTAGGTTTGGGCATGATGCCTAGAGGAGAGGTTGGTTTAATTTTCCTTGGGCTGGGAACAAGCGCTAAGTTGTTAACTCCTTCTCTTGAAGCAGCTATTTTATTAATGGTTATAGGAACTACATTTCTTGCACCTGTACTCTTGAGAATTGTTCTAAAAGATAAGCCACCAAATGATGGCAATAAAATTTCAGATGATGTTGCAGCTGATCCTGTAGGTCTTCTTTAGGAAATAATTTTATTAGTATTGATTAATATAGTATTTTCATAAATGGAAAAAACAGCTCTGATAGATAGTGATGTAAATTTTGACTGGAATTTTTTAAATTATCCAATACATACTGTTTCTGCTAAGCCAGAGAAAACAGTAAAAGAATACGCAATTTTATTAATTCATGGTTTTGGTGCTTCTACGGATCATTGGAGATTTAATATTCCTGTTTTGAGTACTAAATACGAAGTTCATGCAATAGATTTACTTGGTTTTGGAAAAAGTCCTAAGCCTCAAGACGTCGAATACTCAGGATCTTTATGGAAAGATCAGGTTGTCGCTTATGTAAAAGAGAAAATAAAAAAACCTACAATTATTGTTGGGAATTCATTAGGTGGTTATGCAGCATTAGCAGCTGGTGCAGAATTAAATGAGCTAAACGCTGGAGTGATCTTACTTAATGCTGCTGGATATTTTAGTGAAGAAAAAACTATCAAAAAGAATATGTTGCAAACTTCCATTGAAACAGTTGCCGGCATATTTTTGAAAAATATTGTTCTTCAACGTTTGATTTTTGAGAATATGAGAAATCCAAAAAATATTAAAAAAACTTTGAATCAAGTTTATGTTGATAAAAAAAATGTTGATGATTTTTTAGTTGAGTCAATAAGGAAGCCTTCTCTAGATTTCGGAGCTTTTAATGTTTTTAGAAGTGTATTTAACCCATCAGGTCCTCAGGGATTGCCATTAGATAAGCTATTCGCAAAACTAAATGCACCATTATTACTTCTTTGGGGAGGCAAAGATCCATGGATGAACACTCCAAAAAAAAGAAATCTATATAAAAAATTTACACCAAATAATACAAAAGAAATTATTCTTGATGCAGGACATTGTCCTCATGATGAGATACCTGAATTAGTTAATCAGCATATTTTGGATTGGGTTGATTCTCTTTAAGTAATAATCGTGAAACTTGAATCATCTAATAAGGACAAAGGAATTTTTGTCTTTCAATTAGATAAAAATAACTACTTCAAATTTTGTCCTGAAAGAGGAGGCGTAATAACAAATTGGGTTTCGGATGGTAATGAAATTCTTTATTTCGATGAAAAAAGATTTATGGAAAAGAAAAAAAGTATTAGGGGAGGCATTCCAATCTTGTTTCCAATATGCGGAAATCTAAATACTTCTAGTTCAGTATTTGGAAATGATTATTTGCAATTACCACAACATGGTTTCGCTAGGGATTTGCAATGGCAATACTCCTTCAATAAAAATGAAAAACTTTTATGCTTATTCTTCAATTCATCTAAAAAAACCAAAAAATATTATCCTTTCGATTTCGAACTAAAAATAGAAGTTACCTTAAAAATTAACTCTTTAGAATTTGAAATTACAATCCATAACAAAACAGACCTTGCTATGCCTATAAATTTTGGCTTGCATCCTTATTTTAATATTTCAGATTTCAAAAATATAGAGTTTGTTGATAATCCACTTAATTGTCAGGATCAAGAAAGAAATACTATAAGTAATACTTTGGATGAATTAAACAAAATTAATTTAGGAGTTGATTTACTTATGTATACTTCCGGTAGAAGCTCTTTTCGAGATAAAATTTTTAAAAGAGAGGTAACTTTAAATCATCCATATCCTTTTGATTTAGGGGTTATTTGGAGTGATCCTCCAAGAAGAATGATATGTCTCGAACCTTGGACTAGTCCACGAAATTCTTTTGTTGATGGATTTAGAAACATTATGATTCCTTCAAATGATAGTAAAAGGTTAAATGCCTCAATACAAATAAAATCTCTTAAGTAATTTTGCAATACTTATGAAATTTGTCGTTATAGATGATGATCCCACAGGCTCTCAAACTGTGCACGATTGCTTATTACTGCTTAAGTGGGACTGCTCAACTTTAGTCAAAGGTTTTGAATCTAAATCTAATTTATTTTTTATTTTGGCTAACACAAGGTCACTATCGGAAAGTGATGCGAAATTAACAATAGAGGAAATTTGCAAAAATCTTAAGACTGTAATTACTTCTCAAGCCTATGAAGAAGAAATTATTTTTATTAGTAGAGGAGATTCTACTCTTCGAGGACATAACTATTTAGAGCCAATTGCTCTAAATAGTTGTTTAGGTCCTTTTGATGCTACTTTTCACATTCCAGCTTTCATAGAGGGTAAAAGATT
This window contains:
- a CDS encoding DUF3252 domain-containing protein, whose protein sequence is MELSSKPILPGSLVVVKDTNSIYRGYKGFVQRVTKNRAAVLFEGGNWDKLITFQLKSLEIV
- the rnc gene encoding ribonuclease III, whose product is MMNKINQTRINEIISFLYSLKIKSKRFSEILKTKNIAVIQYFNQALTHSSNDKIINYEKLEFFGDAVLRLAASTFIEKTYPQMSVGERSELRAQIVSDEWLTKLGCKIGIEKVIIKGPKALGDENSRNTIIGEATEALIGALYKSFNSIQEVNLWLDDTWTKDSEVLLKAPYKYKAKSILQEWCQSKGLNLPIYKIIEKSKKNGDPKRFYCDILIGGLKESSAFGKSHKEAEKNAARNLIEKFMTSERF
- a CDS encoding glycogen/starch/alpha-glucan phosphorylase, with protein sequence MANLMNSNEPFDLRLPTPGCYLDPEKAGMDSDAVFQGMTAHLFYTLGKLATSASHHDLYMALSYAVKDRLMTRYLASQEVIRKKPQKTVAYLSAEFLIGPQLSNNLLNLGITQEAEDALKRFGIESLSTILEVEEEPGLGNGGLGRLAACYMESLASLQVPAVGYGIRYEFGIFNQLIRDGWQVEVTDKWLKGGWPWELPQPDESCFVGFGGRTESYRDDKGNYRSRWIPSEHAIGVPHDVPVLGYRVNTCDRLRLWRADATESFDFYAFNIGDYYGAVEEKVASETLSKVLYPNDGTDEGRRLRLKQQHFFVSCSLQDMLRSLEKRSIPITEFSKHWTVQLNDTHPAIAVAELMRLLIDQYQIGWDKAWNITTSSVAYTNHTLLPEALEKWDLGLFNDLLPRHLEIIYEINWRFLQQLRLRYPGDDKILQKLSIIDEEGSKSVRMAHLATIGAHHINGVAALHSDLIKRQLLPEFAELWPEKFTNVTNGVTPRRWVALSNPSLSNLLEKEVGPNWITNMELLKKLEEKKDDNNFLAKFEETKLNGKRKLASFIHAKTGILVDPSSLFDVQVKRIHQYKRQHLNALQIIAQYLRIKNGTNKFEVPRTIIFGGKAAPGYFMAKLMIRFINGIADVVNSDPDMDGLLRVVFLPDYNVKLGEIVYPATDLSEQISTAGKEASGTGNMKFAMNGALTIGTLDGANVELRDLVKKENFFLFGKTESEIMDLKDNNYSPKTFIDQCPELKEVIRLIEIGHFSNGDKELFKPLLNSLTGHDPFFVMADFEEYLNKQDEVSECWNNKKSWNKMALLNTARSGYFSSDRSIREYCKSIWKVSPMPVEITCDVEELTN
- a CDS encoding cation:proton antiporter yields the protein MYCLLAELSAHDLEVAETLIGVIRFLLIFLAARALAEVLVRLSLPTIVGELLAGVVIGASGFHLLIPPSAGTELNEGLVNVISSLASIPPEAVPDVYFESFPSLQAVATLGLYALLFLTGLESELEELVAVGAQAFTVAMAGVILPFAFGTLGLMFIFQVDLIPAVFAGASMTATSIGITASVFGELGYLKTREGQIVIGAAVLDDILGIVILAVVVALAAGGTLEIAPIVKLVAAAVVFVIAAIALSRTAAPGFDWLLDRLKAPGAVVVASFVILVLCCFVATAIGLEAALGAFAAGLILSSSKNNHAIQQSVLPLVSLFATIFFVLVGAGMDLSVINPFDPTSRSALVVAGFLLVVAIIGKIAAGWVFSSDKPTNRLVVGLGMMPRGEVGLIFLGLGTSAKLLTPSLEAAILLMVIGTTFLAPVLLRIVLKDKPPNDGNKISDDVAADPVGLL
- a CDS encoding alpha/beta fold hydrolase, giving the protein MEKTALIDSDVNFDWNFLNYPIHTVSAKPEKTVKEYAILLIHGFGASTDHWRFNIPVLSTKYEVHAIDLLGFGKSPKPQDVEYSGSLWKDQVVAYVKEKIKKPTIIVGNSLGGYAALAAGAELNELNAGVILLNAAGYFSEEKTIKKNMLQTSIETVAGIFLKNIVLQRLIFENMRNPKNIKKTLNQVYVDKKNVDDFLVESIRKPSLDFGAFNVFRSVFNPSGPQGLPLDKLFAKLNAPLLLLWGGKDPWMNTPKKRNLYKKFTPNNTKEIILDAGHCPHDEIPELVNQHILDWVDSL
- a CDS encoding galactose mutarotase, whose amino-acid sequence is MKLESSNKDKGIFVFQLDKNNYFKFCPERGGVITNWVSDGNEILYFDEKRFMEKKKSIRGGIPILFPICGNLNTSSSVFGNDYLQLPQHGFARDLQWQYSFNKNEKLLCLFFNSSKKTKKYYPFDFELKIEVTLKINSLEFEITIHNKTDLAMPINFGLHPYFNISDFKNIEFVDNPLNCQDQERNTISNTLDELNKINLGVDLLMYTSGRSSFRDKIFKREVTLNHPYPFDLGVIWSDPPRRMICLEPWTSPRNSFVDGFRNIMIPSNDSKRLNASIQIKSLK